In Polaromonas sp. JS666, one genomic interval encodes:
- a CDS encoding MDR family oxidoreductase has translation MTTFSALYITKDESGASRAAVQLLQRDDLPEAEVLVRISHSTLNYKDALAITGKSPVVRKFPMVPGIDFAGVVERSADPRFKPGDAVLLNGWGAGETSWGGLSQYAAVKGDWLIALPEGMTTQRAMSIGTAGYTAMLCVMALERHGVVPDAGPVLVTGANGGVGSIAIALLSRLGYTVTASTGRPAEAEYLHSLGAAAVMDRGPLGEPGKPLQKESWAAAVDCVGSHTLANVLASTRYGGVVAACGLAQGMDLPASVAPFILRGVTLAGIDSVYAPPAHRVTAWGRMATELAPELVERNTRVIGLSEALAVAPELLAGRVRGRVVVDVHS, from the coding sequence ATGACTACGTTCTCAGCCCTTTACATCACCAAAGATGAAAGCGGAGCCAGCCGCGCCGCCGTGCAACTGCTCCAGCGGGACGACCTGCCCGAGGCCGAAGTCCTCGTGCGCATCAGCCACTCCACGCTGAACTACAAGGACGCGCTCGCCATCACCGGAAAATCCCCCGTGGTGCGCAAATTCCCCATGGTGCCCGGCATTGACTTTGCGGGAGTCGTGGAACGCAGCGCGGACCCGCGCTTCAAGCCCGGTGATGCCGTGCTGCTCAACGGCTGGGGCGCGGGCGAGACGAGCTGGGGCGGGCTGTCCCAGTACGCCGCCGTAAAGGGCGACTGGCTCATTGCGCTACCCGAAGGCATGACGACGCAACGCGCCATGTCCATCGGCACGGCGGGCTACACCGCCATGCTGTGCGTGATGGCGCTGGAAAGACACGGCGTCGTGCCGGACGCCGGTCCGGTGCTGGTCACTGGCGCCAATGGCGGCGTGGGCAGCATCGCCATCGCCTTGCTGTCGCGCCTGGGCTACACGGTCACCGCCTCGACCGGCCGCCCTGCAGAAGCGGAGTATCTTCATTCGCTGGGCGCTGCCGCCGTGATGGACCGCGGCCCACTTGGCGAGCCCGGGAAGCCGCTGCAAAAGGAGTCTTGGGCAGCCGCGGTGGACTGCGTAGGCAGCCATACGCTGGCCAACGTACTGGCCAGCACCCGATACGGCGGTGTGGTGGCGGCGTGCGGCTTGGCGCAGGGCATGGACCTACCCGCCTCGGTCGCGCCCTTCATTCTTCGAGGCGTCACACTCGCCGGCATCGACAGCGTCTATGCGCCACCCGCTCACCGTGTGACGGCATGGGGCCGCATGGCCACGGAGCTTGCACCCGAGTTGGTGGAGCGCAACACCCGCGTCATCGGCTTGAGCGAGGCGCTGGCTGTCGCCCCTGAGCTACTGGCCGGCAGGGTACGGGGACGGGTCGTCGTCGACGTTCACAGTTAA
- a CDS encoding LysR substrate-binding domain-containing protein, whose protein sequence is MELRHLRYFVALAECLNFTRAAERVHITQSTLSHQIRQLEEEIGELLFERVGKRVLITERGELFLSYAAKALKEVDQGVAALKESARGLTGKLRIGSTHTFNQGFIPECIATLLVRHPTVKVAASEFTADDIGERLASGALDLGISYRPRTVGDLWFEPLYNEQMVLVVSPQHPLAGRKRIRLVELHRQPLVLLPEAFATRAMLDECFRACDAEPLVVVEMNTLAPMLALVERTQIGAIVSENAVRDRSTLRAVPLESPTPMRTPGILWKRDVDKTAPMRAFASIVRAIALSSRLRRPSDSNH, encoded by the coding sequence GTGGAACTCAGGCACTTGCGTTATTTCGTGGCTTTGGCTGAATGCCTGAATTTCACCCGCGCCGCAGAACGGGTGCACATCACACAATCCACCCTGTCTCACCAGATTCGCCAACTCGAAGAGGAGATTGGGGAGCTCTTGTTTGAGCGGGTGGGCAAACGTGTCTTGATCACGGAACGAGGAGAATTGTTTCTCAGCTACGCCGCCAAAGCGCTGAAGGAAGTCGATCAGGGCGTGGCCGCATTGAAAGAGTCTGCCCGGGGCCTTACAGGCAAATTGCGCATCGGCTCCACACATACGTTCAACCAAGGATTCATTCCCGAATGCATCGCCACCCTGTTGGTACGGCACCCCACCGTGAAAGTGGCCGCGAGTGAGTTCACTGCTGACGACATAGGAGAAAGGCTGGCCTCAGGGGCGCTAGATCTGGGGATTTCCTACCGGCCACGCACCGTGGGCGACCTTTGGTTCGAGCCCCTGTACAACGAGCAAATGGTCTTAGTCGTTTCGCCCCAGCATCCACTCGCCGGTCGGAAGCGAATCCGGTTGGTGGAGCTTCATCGGCAGCCTCTGGTATTGCTGCCAGAAGCTTTCGCGACCCGCGCCATGCTCGATGAGTGCTTTCGTGCATGTGATGCCGAGCCTCTCGTGGTTGTGGAAATGAATACGCTCGCCCCCATGCTGGCACTGGTGGAAAGAACGCAGATCGGCGCCATCGTTTCCGAAAACGCGGTGCGGGACCGCTCCACGCTGCGCGCAGTCCCACTGGAGAGCCCAACGCCCATGCGTACGCCAGGGATCCTCTGGAAGCGCGATGTAGACAAGACGGCGCCGATGCGCGCGTTCGCCTCCATCGTCCGTGCGATTGCACTCAGCAGCAGATTGCGCCGGCCGTCGGACTCGAACCACTGA
- a CDS encoding FAD-binding oxidoreductase, with protein MQERRRKFYGWGNEGDTVSPAETAEFESAWSRLLGVDHFEAVPFPKEEDIDLRAPRIQAPASLAAICTTDKYDRLYHTYGAGTVDVARALRKEFRNPPDVIAYPRTEEDIVDLYDWCGRHNLAAIPYGGGTSVVGGVNPPEYDRYRGVVTIDLKHFDKVLEVDAKSQSARIQAGVLGPSLEKQLKPTGLTMRFFLQAWEFSSLGGWIATRAAGHFATAYTQIDDHVQSLKVVTPSGNIESRRFPVSGSGPNPDRLFLGSEGALGIITEAWVRLHRRPVFRKMTTVRFSVYENAVEATRLLSQSGLNPSNARLIEREEAAYTGSSDGSYDILVLGFESADHPVDVWMNRALEICAECSGEWDAQTLNDKAAGSDSDTANWRNKFLRGPFLREYAIARGVMRETMETAVTWDKFAALRDHVKAETHRAIREVTGRKGSVTCRFTHLYPDGPAPYFTWFAYGDKSRIPEQYMAIKRIGEQAMVDAGGTVTHHHALGRDHRPWYDKERPELFCAAMKAAKTVFDPKQILNPGVLFDPS; from the coding sequence ATGCAAGAGCGCCGCCGAAAATTCTATGGTTGGGGTAACGAAGGAGACACGGTTTCGCCGGCGGAAACCGCCGAGTTCGAATCCGCATGGAGCCGGTTGCTTGGTGTCGACCACTTCGAGGCTGTACCGTTCCCGAAGGAGGAAGACATTGACCTTCGCGCGCCGCGCATCCAGGCGCCGGCGTCCCTCGCGGCAATCTGCACGACCGACAAATACGATCGCCTGTACCACACCTATGGAGCGGGCACCGTCGACGTAGCGCGGGCATTGCGCAAGGAGTTTCGCAACCCGCCCGACGTCATCGCCTACCCCAGAACGGAAGAGGACATCGTTGATCTGTACGACTGGTGCGGCCGACACAACCTGGCTGCCATCCCGTACGGCGGCGGAACCAGCGTTGTCGGCGGCGTCAATCCACCTGAGTACGACCGATACCGAGGCGTCGTCACCATCGACCTGAAGCATTTCGACAAGGTACTGGAAGTGGATGCCAAGTCGCAGTCAGCGCGAATTCAGGCCGGTGTTCTCGGCCCTAGCCTGGAAAAGCAGCTCAAACCCACTGGACTGACCATGCGCTTCTTCTTGCAGGCGTGGGAGTTCTCATCACTCGGCGGGTGGATTGCCACCCGCGCCGCAGGCCACTTCGCGACGGCCTATACGCAGATCGACGACCATGTTCAAAGTCTCAAGGTGGTCACGCCCTCGGGCAACATCGAATCGCGCCGTTTCCCAGTTTCAGGCTCCGGTCCCAATCCCGATCGACTGTTTCTCGGCTCTGAGGGAGCCTTGGGCATCATCACCGAGGCCTGGGTCAGGCTCCATCGCCGGCCGGTCTTCCGCAAGATGACAACAGTGCGCTTCAGCGTTTATGAAAATGCGGTCGAAGCGACCCGCTTGCTCTCGCAGTCCGGATTGAATCCCTCCAATGCCCGCCTGATCGAACGGGAAGAGGCGGCCTACACCGGATCCAGCGACGGAAGCTACGACATTCTGGTGCTCGGCTTTGAATCAGCTGATCACCCGGTCGATGTCTGGATGAACCGCGCACTGGAAATCTGCGCTGAGTGCTCCGGCGAATGGGACGCCCAGACGCTGAACGACAAGGCGGCGGGATCGGACTCCGACACGGCCAACTGGCGCAACAAATTCCTGCGCGGACCCTTTCTGCGTGAATACGCAATCGCACGTGGTGTGATGCGCGAAACGATGGAGACCGCCGTCACGTGGGATAAATTTGCCGCATTGCGCGACCATGTCAAGGCCGAAACCCATCGCGCCATCCGAGAAGTGACGGGGCGCAAGGGGTCGGTCACCTGCCGCTTCACCCACCTGTATCCGGACGGCCCGGCGCCGTACTTCACCTGGTTTGCTTATGGCGACAAGTCACGCATTCCCGAGCAATACATGGCAATCAAGCGCATCGGCGAGCAGGCCATGGTCGATGCGGGTGGCACAGTCACCCACCACCACGCTCTGGGACGGGACCATCGACCCTGGTATGACAAAGAGCGGCCGGAACTGTTCTGCGCTGCGATGAAGGCTGCCAAGACAGTCTTCGATCCAAAGCAGATCCTGAACCCGGGCGTCCTGTTCGATCCGAGCTGA
- a CDS encoding enoyl-CoA hydratase → MTTTTYAGLQLELRGHTAVLTLANPPANTWTAQSLAALTQLVSELNARREIYSLVVTGQGEKFFSAGADLKLFADGDKAVAREMARRFGEAFEALAGFRGLSIAAINGYAMGGGLECALACDLRIAEEQAQLALPEAAVGLLPCAGGTQWLSWAVGEAWAKRMVLCGERVDAATALRIGLVEEVVPRGQALAQALLLAARVEQQSPTSVAACKRLIQGARTQSPAATLVAEREAFVDLFDSQDQREGVSAFLAKRAPVWRNA, encoded by the coding sequence ATGACAACAACAACTTACGCAGGCCTGCAACTGGAACTGCGCGGCCACACCGCCGTGCTGACCCTGGCCAACCCGCCCGCCAACACCTGGACAGCGCAAAGCCTGGCCGCGCTCACGCAACTGGTGAGCGAGCTGAACGCCAGGCGCGAGATCTACAGCCTGGTCGTCACCGGCCAGGGCGAGAAGTTTTTTTCGGCCGGCGCCGACCTCAAGCTGTTTGCCGATGGCGACAAGGCCGTGGCGCGCGAGATGGCGCGCCGCTTCGGCGAGGCGTTTGAAGCGCTGGCCGGTTTTCGCGGCCTGTCGATTGCCGCGATCAACGGCTACGCCATGGGCGGCGGGCTCGAATGCGCGCTGGCCTGCGACCTGCGCATCGCCGAAGAGCAAGCCCAATTGGCGCTGCCCGAAGCCGCTGTCGGCCTGTTGCCCTGCGCCGGCGGCACGCAGTGGCTGAGCTGGGCCGTGGGCGAAGCCTGGGCCAAGCGCATGGTGCTGTGCGGCGAGCGCGTGGACGCGGCCACCGCGCTGCGCATCGGCCTGGTCGAAGAAGTCGTGCCGCGCGGCCAGGCGTTGGCGCAGGCCCTGCTGCTGGCAGCGCGTGTGGAACAGCAAAGCCCGACCAGCGTGGCCGCCTGCAAGCGCCTGATTCAGGGGGCGCGCACGCAGTCGCCCGCCGCCACCCTGGTGGCCGAGCGCGAGGCTTTTGTCGACTTGTTCGACAGCCAGGACCAGCGCGAAGGCGTGAGCGCCTTTCTGGCCAAGCGCGCGCCGGTCTGGCGCAATGCGTGA
- the mmsB gene encoding 3-hydroxyisobutyrate dehydrogenase has protein sequence MKIAFIGLGNMGAPMALNLHKAGHQVAAFDLSDEACQRLGNEGVRIADSASNVVRGVEVVISMLPASQHVEALYLGNGLGHGQAGLLRQLPAGTLVIDCSTIAATSARKVADAAAKLQIACVDAPVSGGTGGAIAGTLTFMVGGVTRDLERARPLLETMGQNIFHAGEAGAGQTAKICNNMLLGILMIGTSEALALGVANGLDAKVLSEIMRRSSGGNWALEKYNPLPGVMENTPASRGYAGGFGTDLMLKDLGLAQENASAVRAATPLGGLARSLYAAHSLAGSGALDFSSVIRLLQGK, from the coding sequence ATGAAAATCGCATTTATAGGCCTCGGCAACATGGGCGCACCCATGGCCCTGAACCTGCACAAGGCGGGCCACCAGGTCGCCGCCTTTGACCTGTCCGATGAAGCCTGCCAGCGGCTGGGCAACGAGGGCGTGCGCATTGCCGACTCCGCCAGCAATGTGGTGCGCGGTGTTGAAGTCGTCATCAGCATGTTGCCCGCCAGCCAACATGTGGAGGCACTCTACCTCGGCAATGGTTTGGGCCATGGACAAGCGGGCCTGCTGAGGCAGTTGCCGGCCGGCACGCTGGTGATTGACTGCAGCACGATTGCCGCGACAAGCGCCCGCAAGGTCGCTGACGCTGCGGCAAAGTTGCAGATTGCCTGCGTAGACGCGCCGGTGTCCGGCGGCACCGGCGGCGCCATCGCCGGCACGCTGACCTTCATGGTGGGCGGCGTGACCCGCGACCTGGAGCGCGCACGACCGCTGCTGGAGACCATGGGGCAAAACATTTTCCACGCGGGCGAAGCCGGTGCGGGTCAGACCGCCAAGATCTGCAACAACATGCTGCTCGGCATTTTGATGATAGGTACCTCGGAAGCGCTGGCCTTGGGCGTGGCCAACGGGCTGGATGCCAAGGTGCTGTCCGAGATCATGCGGCGCAGCTCGGGCGGCAACTGGGCGCTGGAAAAATACAACCCCCTGCCCGGCGTGATGGAGAACACGCCCGCCTCCCGGGGCTACGCCGGCGGCTTTGGCACCGACCTGATGCTGAAAGACCTGGGCCTGGCGCAGGAGAACGCCAGCGCCGTGCGCGCCGCCACGCCGCTGGGCGGCCTGGCCCGCAGCCTCTATGCGGCGCACAGCCTGGCCGGCAGCGGCGCGCTGGACTTCTCCAGCGTGATCCGGCTGCTGCAGGGCAAATAA
- the gcvA gene encoding transcriptional regulator GcvA: protein MQKLPPLNSIRAFEVAGRLRSFSRAADELSVTHGAVSHQIRSLEEWLGVALFRRLGKSVALTDQGRLYLDSVSPALAAIASASRSISAHEVLRVNALPTFTMRWLFPRLAQFRSQHPHIEVQISTGLEPMSKLPANIDVVIRREPQEVTGLTKVRMVSECAFPVCSPTLLSQLPLAHITDLGLHTILQCPARPLAWDDWLAFAHHSRVVPAQSLELEHLYFCLQAAIDGIGVAMGYSPLVATDIAAGRLVAPFGRVTLDTPGYFLITRTERQHDPVVKTFCDWLLEQGANFDAEMNALLKATPIDNDLHRHQTMLP, encoded by the coding sequence ATGCAAAAACTACCGCCACTCAATTCGATACGCGCTTTCGAAGTCGCTGGCAGGTTGCGCAGCTTTTCGCGCGCTGCCGACGAGCTTTCAGTGACTCACGGCGCAGTAAGTCACCAGATCAGGTCGCTGGAAGAGTGGCTGGGGGTGGCCCTGTTTCGGCGGTTGGGGAAATCTGTGGCGCTGACGGACCAGGGGAGGCTCTACCTCGATTCGGTCAGCCCGGCATTGGCCGCCATTGCGTCGGCGTCGCGAAGCATCAGCGCGCATGAGGTTCTGCGCGTCAATGCGCTTCCCACGTTCACGATGCGCTGGCTGTTCCCCAGGCTCGCGCAATTCCGTTCGCAGCATCCCCACATCGAAGTGCAAATCTCCACGGGCCTCGAACCCATGAGCAAACTGCCCGCCAACATCGATGTGGTGATTCGCCGTGAACCCCAGGAGGTCACGGGCTTGACCAAGGTGCGCATGGTATCCGAATGCGCCTTCCCAGTCTGTTCACCCACCTTGCTGAGCCAGCTGCCGCTGGCGCACATCACCGACCTGGGTCTTCATACCATCCTGCAATGCCCAGCCCGGCCCCTGGCGTGGGACGACTGGCTGGCCTTCGCGCACCACAGTCGCGTGGTACCAGCCCAATCACTTGAACTCGAGCACCTGTATTTTTGCCTGCAGGCGGCCATAGATGGCATCGGCGTGGCCATGGGCTATTCCCCCTTGGTGGCCACAGACATCGCCGCCGGCCGCCTCGTCGCGCCCTTCGGTCGCGTGACCCTGGACACTCCAGGCTATTTCCTAATCACGCGGACCGAACGCCAGCATGATCCAGTAGTTAAAACTTTTTGTGATTGGCTGCTGGAACAAGGCGCCAATTTCGATGCCGAGATGAATGCCTTGCTAAAAGCAACACCGATTGACAACGACCTGCATCGCCATCAAACCATGTTGCCGTAG
- a CDS encoding tripartite tricarboxylate transporter substrate binding protein yields MTFRIFNKALLAGIAALTVTALHAQDYPTRPVRLIVPFPPGGSVDYVARTISQKFSENLGQTVIVDNKGGASGTIGTYEAARAASDGYTLLLVFDSHAVNNSLYSLKYDTFKSFDYVSLIGTMPMALVTSKKSGITTVSALLEAAKANPGKLNYGSSGVGGSNHLNPLAFERQAGVRLTHVPYRGGGPMLTALLGGEVDMVIGSLPTVIGYSKSGQANIVAIGSKTAAPQIPNVPTIDAALPGYIAQSWIGMMVPAGVPKTVFSRIQTALQKTLADPAVKTKMENDGFNIVNSSPAEFEQQVDRESKRWAKIIRDANVKVE; encoded by the coding sequence ATGACATTTCGCATCTTCAACAAAGCACTGTTGGCCGGCATCGCCGCGCTCACGGTAACGGCCCTGCATGCGCAGGACTACCCAACCAGGCCCGTGCGACTGATAGTTCCCTTCCCGCCGGGTGGGTCCGTGGACTATGTCGCGCGCACCATCTCGCAGAAGTTCTCCGAAAACCTGGGCCAGACCGTGATCGTCGACAACAAGGGCGGTGCCTCGGGAACGATCGGAACCTACGAGGCAGCCCGGGCAGCATCGGACGGCTACACGCTTCTCCTTGTATTTGACTCCCATGCAGTCAACAACAGCCTCTACAGCCTCAAGTACGACACCTTCAAGTCCTTTGACTATGTCAGCCTGATCGGCACTATGCCAATGGCCTTGGTGACGTCAAAGAAATCGGGCATCACGACCGTGTCGGCTCTCTTGGAGGCCGCAAAGGCCAACCCCGGCAAGCTTAACTATGGCTCCTCGGGCGTCGGCGGGTCCAACCACCTGAACCCCCTGGCCTTTGAGCGCCAGGCCGGCGTGAGGTTGACGCACGTGCCCTACCGCGGCGGCGGACCGATGCTCACAGCCTTGCTCGGTGGCGAAGTCGACATGGTGATTGGCAGCCTGCCCACCGTGATCGGTTATTCCAAATCGGGGCAAGCCAACATCGTCGCCATCGGCAGCAAAACGGCGGCGCCCCAGATTCCCAATGTGCCAACCATCGACGCCGCCTTACCGGGCTATATCGCGCAGTCCTGGATCGGCATGATGGTGCCGGCCGGAGTGCCCAAAACTGTGTTCAGCCGGATCCAGACCGCCCTGCAAAAGACGCTGGCCGACCCAGCCGTCAAGACAAAAATGGAGAATGATGGCTTCAACATAGTCAACAGCTCACCTGCTGAATTCGAACAGCAGGTCGACCGCGAATCCAAGCGCTGGGCAAAGATCATTCGCGATGCCAACGTGAAGGTGGAGTGA
- a CDS encoding acyl-CoA dehydrogenase family protein — translation MQIHGGYGYTREYPLERYLRDARVHQIVEGTNEIMRVIVSRRMLETDNTDNTEEIR, via the coding sequence CTGCAAATCCACGGCGGCTACGGCTACACCCGCGAGTACCCGCTGGAGCGCTACCTGCGCGATGCGCGCGTGCACCAGATCGTGGAAGGCACCAACGAAATCATGCGCGTGATCGTCTCGCGCCGCATGCTGGAAACCGACAACACAGACAACACCGAGGAAATCCGATGA
- a CDS encoding enoyl-CoA hydratase/isomerase family protein → MTDVVLFDELPTACGRRFGLATLNAPATLNALSLPMVQALTPALRAWAADPGMAGVVLQASGDKAFCAGGDLRELYQSMRDCGAGPNPYAQGFFAQEYQLDHLIHRYPKPLLCWGHGIVMGGGIGLLAGASHRVVTTTSKLAMPEISIGLYPDVGGSWFLRRMPGRVGLFLALTGAPLNAADALFCGLADFHVGATSRAELLAAIGAAKWGDAAGDNHAELSRLLACHATDTQAESRLRLHFDQINALMAGDDLLDIAARLRSLQSDDPWLAAAAATFTKGSPTSAALAFALWQRVHHLSLAEVFRLEYRVSLGCCAHPDFAEGIRALLIDKDRQPRWSPPVLEQVTPELIEDHFKPRFAAPHPLAALS, encoded by the coding sequence ATGACCGACGTTGTACTCTTTGACGAGCTGCCTACGGCCTGCGGCCGGCGTTTTGGCCTGGCCACGCTCAACGCGCCCGCCACGCTCAACGCCCTGTCCCTGCCCATGGTGCAGGCACTGACACCGGCGCTGCGTGCCTGGGCGGCGGACCCCGGCATGGCGGGTGTGGTGCTGCAGGCCAGCGGTGACAAGGCCTTTTGCGCAGGCGGCGACCTGCGCGAGCTTTACCAGTCCATGCGCGACTGCGGCGCCGGCCCCAACCCCTATGCGCAGGGTTTTTTTGCGCAGGAATACCAGCTCGACCACCTGATTCACCGCTACCCCAAGCCGCTGCTGTGCTGGGGCCACGGCATTGTTATGGGCGGCGGCATCGGCCTGCTGGCCGGCGCCTCACACCGGGTGGTGACCACCACCAGCAAGCTGGCCATGCCGGAAATCAGCATAGGCCTGTACCCGGATGTGGGCGGCAGCTGGTTTTTGCGCCGCATGCCGGGCAGGGTCGGCCTGTTTCTGGCGCTGACGGGCGCGCCGCTCAACGCGGCCGATGCGCTGTTTTGCGGCCTGGCGGACTTTCATGTCGGCGCGACCAGCCGGGCCGAGCTGCTGGCCGCCATCGGCGCGGCGAAGTGGGGCGATGCGGCGGGCGACAACCACGCCGAACTCTCGCGCCTGCTGGCGTGCCATGCAACCGATACACAGGCTGAATCCAGGCTGCGCCTGCACTTCGACCAGATCAACGCGCTGATGGCCGGCGATGACCTGCTGGACATCGCGGCGCGGCTGCGCAGCCTGCAAAGCGACGACCCCTGGCTGGCGGCTGCGGCCGCCACCTTTACCAAAGGTTCGCCGACCTCGGCTGCGCTGGCTTTCGCGCTGTGGCAGCGGGTGCACCACCTGTCGCTGGCCGAGGTGTTCCGCCTGGAATACCGGGTCTCGCTGGGCTGCTGCGCCCACCCCGACTTTGCCGAGGGCATACGCGCGCTGCTGATCGACAAGGACCGCCAGCCGCGCTGGTCGCCTCCGGTACTGGAGCAGGTCACGCCTGAGCTGATTGAAGACCACTTCAAGCCCCGTTTTGCCGCCCCGCACCCGCTGGCGGCGCTGAGCTGA
- a CDS encoding CaiB/BaiF CoA transferase family protein, with protein MLSGKLILDLSWVLGGPFAGQLLAQLGAEVVKVEAPEGDYARRVPPVSPQQDSPFFLSVNRGKRSIAIDLKSADGKKAFDDLVRQADAVIYGFAPAVPARLGLDFATLSAINPRIVVAQIIGLDDQGEYANAPAFDLMLQAMSGVMSITGEEGGKPVRVGYQVADLAGGLYLALATTAALVKALTTGKGEQIQISLFDAQIAMLTWQAQGWLSGGPVPRATGARHAMIAPSDTYRAADGKWLALAPTGDAFWRKLCDAIDRPELADDARFNDAAARIRHVEALTGELARAIALKPAAKWMVIFSSARVPAAVVQGIDEALQHPLIQARQMVEQVARPDGAAALPMLGNPFKYADTPVLAYPPALGADTAEVFERIAGYSPEQVARLAKSRAIAVAAQHGDKP; from the coding sequence ATGCTGTCGGGTAAATTGATTCTGGATCTCAGTTGGGTGCTAGGCGGTCCTTTCGCAGGCCAGCTTTTGGCCCAACTGGGCGCGGAAGTGGTAAAGGTCGAGGCACCGGAAGGTGACTATGCGCGCCGTGTGCCACCGGTCTCGCCGCAGCAGGACTCACCGTTTTTCCTGTCAGTGAATCGTGGCAAGCGCAGCATTGCCATTGACTTGAAGTCCGCTGACGGCAAGAAGGCATTTGACGATCTGGTGCGCCAGGCGGATGCGGTGATCTATGGCTTTGCGCCTGCCGTGCCGGCGCGCCTAGGCCTGGATTTCGCCACCCTGAGCGCCATCAACCCGCGCATCGTGGTGGCCCAAATCATTGGCCTGGATGACCAAGGCGAATACGCCAACGCGCCCGCGTTCGACCTGATGCTTCAGGCGATGTCGGGCGTGATGAGCATCACTGGCGAAGAAGGGGGAAAGCCCGTGCGCGTTGGCTACCAAGTGGCGGACCTGGCGGGCGGCTTGTACTTGGCGCTCGCCACCACCGCGGCATTGGTGAAGGCCTTGACGACCGGCAAAGGGGAACAGATCCAGATTTCCCTGTTCGACGCGCAGATCGCCATGCTCACCTGGCAGGCGCAGGGCTGGTTAAGCGGCGGCCCTGTGCCCCGTGCGACCGGTGCGCGTCACGCGATGATCGCGCCCAGCGACACCTACCGCGCCGCCGACGGCAAGTGGCTGGCGCTGGCGCCGACTGGAGACGCCTTTTGGCGAAAGCTATGCGACGCCATCGACAGGCCCGAGCTGGCCGACGATGCCCGCTTCAATGATGCTGCCGCTCGCATCCGCCATGTGGAGGCACTCACCGGGGAGCTGGCCCGCGCCATCGCGCTGAAGCCGGCCGCCAAATGGATGGTGATTTTCAGCAGCGCTCGTGTTCCCGCCGCGGTGGTCCAGGGGATTGACGAGGCCTTGCAACACCCTTTAATTCAGGCGCGCCAGATGGTCGAGCAGGTGGCCAGACCCGATGGCGCGGCCGCCCTTCCCATGCTCGGCAACCCCTTCAAGTATGCGGACACGCCTGTCCTCGCCTACCCCCCGGCGCTCGGGGCCGACACGGCCGAGGTGTTCGAGCGCATTGCCGGTTATTCGCCCGAACAGGTCGCGCGACTGGCCAAGTCCCGTGCGATTGCGGTGGCGGCTCAGCATGGAGACAAGCCATGA